The following coding sequences are from one Kiritimatiellia bacterium window:
- a CDS encoding type II secretion system GspH family protein, which produces MRKLRAFTLIELLVVIAIISILAGLIFPTVRSALARGRAASSLSNLRQWGLAIHLAMTDRDDQLLPWDGPDNVSGAITNMNWWANMLPPYVGQKTYLDINRESMGQKVPLPPEKSIFVDSYAKRPPNAPYKSGQFAFFFCYVINSKLNQSLPAGSRVWIGSIPRPSQTAVMVEMRTVPEELPAGDPHRNASLDRAKADWQRFAARHRNGGHIAMADGSARHFENRYVTTPVGGNYNKDDIIWNPLGVAN; this is translated from the coding sequence ATGCGAAAGCTACGGGCTTTCACGCTCATTGAACTGCTGGTCGTCATCGCGATTATAAGCATTCTTGCGGGGTTGATCTTTCCGACGGTCCGTTCGGCGTTGGCCCGGGGGCGTGCGGCGTCAAGCCTGTCGAATTTGCGCCAGTGGGGACTTGCCATCCACCTGGCGATGACCGATCGGGATGACCAGTTACTGCCCTGGGATGGGCCGGACAATGTTTCGGGCGCCATCACCAATATGAATTGGTGGGCGAACATGCTCCCCCCGTACGTCGGCCAGAAAACCTATTTGGATATCAATCGGGAATCGATGGGCCAAAAGGTTCCGCTGCCTCCTGAAAAGAGCATTTTCGTGGATTCGTATGCCAAACGTCCGCCCAACGCTCCGTATAAATCCGGCCAGTTCGCATTCTTTTTCTGCTATGTGATCAACTCAAAACTAAATCAGTCCCTGCCGGCGGGCAGCCGGGTTTGGATCGGAAGCATTCCGCGCCCGTCCCAGACGGCGGTCATGGTGGAAATGCGAACGGTTCCAGAGGAACTCCCTGCGGGGGATCCGCATAGAAACGCCTCGCTCGACCGCGCGAAAGCCGATTGGCAGCGATTTGCCGCGCGGCATCGAAACGGCGGTCACATCGCGATGGCCGATGGGTCCGCCCGTCACTTTGAGAACAGATACGTCACCACTCCGGTCGGGGGGAACTACAACAAGGATGACATCATTTGGAATCCTCTCGGCGTCGCGAATTAA